The Nitrospira sp. genome contains a region encoding:
- a CDS encoding amidohydrolase family protein produces the protein MTIAFRQIRILDGLGHRIERGTLLIEGTRILAVGPEQDVRLPKGAQRIDGRGLTVLPGLIDCHVHFCLGAEADVVAAVERESSSVTLLKAAEMARRTLHAGFTTVRDVGFRDHAVFALKQAIEAGLTPGPRILAAGLAICMPGGHARFIGREADGVEAVRAAVLDQLHAGAEVIKVIASGGVLTPGTSPDDAQMTVAELSAAVEVAVSHGRHVAAHAHGATGMKNALHAGVHSIEHATLMDDDAAEMMTQRHVYMVPTLSALATTAACPTGCGIPDSARSKARNMVKQHERSFRAALRRGVPIALGTDAGTPFNYHGDNAQELERMVALGMTPMNAIMTSTSAAARLLGLTQEIGSIAAGKQADLLFVEGNPLRNIGALLKRERIAGVMQRGRFVAGPLSGA, from the coding sequence ATGACCATCGCCTTCCGCCAAATCCGCATTCTGGACGGCCTCGGTCACCGGATTGAGCGAGGCACCCTCCTCATCGAGGGCACCCGCATCCTGGCCGTCGGTCCCGAACAGGACGTTCGGCTTCCCAAGGGCGCGCAACGAATCGACGGCCGCGGCCTGACCGTCCTTCCCGGCCTGATCGATTGCCACGTTCACTTTTGTTTGGGAGCGGAGGCGGATGTCGTGGCTGCGGTGGAGAGAGAATCCTCGTCCGTGACCCTGCTCAAAGCCGCCGAGATGGCGCGCCGCACGCTCCACGCCGGGTTCACCACCGTCCGGGATGTGGGATTCCGGGACCATGCGGTGTTCGCCCTGAAACAGGCCATTGAGGCCGGATTGACGCCGGGGCCCAGAATTCTCGCCGCCGGTCTCGCGATCTGCATGCCCGGCGGGCATGCGCGCTTCATCGGACGCGAAGCCGACGGGGTCGAGGCCGTCCGGGCCGCCGTCTTGGATCAACTCCATGCCGGCGCCGAAGTCATCAAAGTCATTGCTTCCGGCGGCGTGCTCACCCCCGGCACCTCTCCGGACGACGCGCAGATGACCGTGGCAGAACTGTCCGCAGCCGTCGAGGTGGCCGTCTCCCACGGGCGACATGTGGCCGCCCATGCCCACGGCGCCACCGGGATGAAGAACGCGCTGCACGCAGGCGTCCACTCCATCGAACATGCCACCCTCATGGACGATGACGCGGCAGAGATGATGACCCAGCGCCACGTCTACATGGTACCGACACTGTCGGCCCTCGCCACGACAGCGGCCTGCCCGACCGGCTGCGGCATTCCCGACAGCGCCCGCTCCAAGGCGAGAAACATGGTGAAGCAACACGAGAGAAGCTTCCGCGCCGCCCTGCGCCGGGGTGTTCCGATCGCCCTGGGTACGGATGCGGGAACGCCGTTCAACTACCACGGGGACAATGCTCAGGAATTGGAACGGATGGTCGCGCTGGGCATGACGCCGATGAACGCGATCATGACCAGCACCTCCGCCGCCGCGCGATTACTAGGCCTGACTCAGGAGATCGGATCCATCGCGGCGGGAAAACAGGCGGACCTGCTGTTTGTGGAAGGCAATCCTCTCAGAAATATCGGAGCACTGCTGAAACGGGAGCGGATTGCGGGAGTGATGCAGCGCGGTCGATTCGTGGCGGGTCCGCTCTCAGGGGCGTGA
- a CDS encoding DUF3365 domain-containing protein, producing MSRNGLWIVTAGVAGFVAAITYWAIALAVAESHKAEMVPPERVTSFIHAVIDANRANYTQNVVDKLHNQGVVEALEHWKEEKGLPLPAQFLLESGRLVAQKDMKLSFRLASLTPIYVWNGPNSEFERRGLEVVMKAPEKPFTGFYQQAGVRYFQGIYADRAVSESCVSCHNAHVNSPRRDYKLNDIMGGVIVTIPISEAP from the coding sequence ATGAGTCGAAACGGGTTATGGATCGTGACGGCAGGAGTGGCCGGCTTCGTGGCGGCCATCACCTACTGGGCCATTGCCCTCGCGGTCGCAGAATCACACAAGGCGGAAATGGTCCCCCCCGAGCGCGTGACCAGCTTTATTCATGCGGTCATCGATGCGAATCGCGCCAACTATACCCAGAATGTCGTAGACAAGCTCCATAACCAGGGCGTCGTCGAGGCACTCGAACATTGGAAAGAAGAGAAGGGCCTCCCGCTCCCGGCTCAATTCCTCCTCGAATCCGGGCGCCTGGTGGCACAAAAAGATATGAAACTCAGTTTCCGGCTGGCCAGCCTCACCCCGATATATGTGTGGAACGGACCGAACAGCGAGTTCGAACGGCGCGGGCTTGAGGTCGTAATGAAGGCGCCCGAAAAACCCTTCACCGGATTCTATCAACAGGCGGGCGTCCGCTACTTCCAGGGCATCTACGCAGACCGGGCGGTGTCCGAAAGCTGTGTGAGCTGCCACAATGCCCACGTAAACAGCCCGCGACGGGACTATAAACTCAACGACATCATGGGCGGCGTCATCGTCACCATTCCGATCAGCGAGGCGCCATGA
- a CDS encoding alanine--glyoxylate aminotransferase family protein — protein MGPGPSMVHPRVLRALSQPLLGHLDPVFLALMNDIQALLRATFHTQNEFTIALSGTGSAGMEAVIANLIEPGDRAIVGVNGVFGSRLATMIERSGGLPIRIEAPWGATIPIEALEQELARSAPVKALVLVHAETSTGALQPLEDVGALCRAHDALFIVDAVTSLGGIPVEVDTWGIDACYSGTQKCLSCPPGLAPLTVSPRGMGAIRQRRVPCHSWYLDLSLIADYWNDHSRAYHHTAPISMLYGLREALRLVHEEGLPARAARHQVNSDALTAGLRALGLSPLPPPGHRLPMLNCVTLPDGMDETLMRTHLLQQYGIEIGGGLGPLRGRVWRIGLMGESCRQAHVLTLLNALEEIFAGQGRPVQPGRAAQAAEEIYTHSLGSARRGA, from the coding sequence ATGGGCCCCGGCCCAAGCATGGTCCATCCCCGGGTGTTGCGGGCCCTGTCACAGCCGTTGCTCGGACACCTCGACCCGGTCTTTCTCGCTCTGATGAACGACATTCAAGCCTTGCTCCGCGCCACCTTCCATACCCAAAACGAGTTTACGATTGCCTTGTCCGGAACCGGATCGGCAGGCATGGAAGCGGTGATCGCCAATCTCATCGAACCCGGCGATCGTGCGATCGTGGGAGTCAACGGCGTGTTCGGCTCCAGGTTGGCGACCATGATCGAACGAAGCGGCGGCCTCCCGATCCGCATCGAAGCACCCTGGGGAGCGACGATTCCCATCGAGGCGCTGGAACAGGAACTGGCGCGGTCTGCTCCGGTCAAAGCCCTGGTCCTGGTCCATGCGGAAACGTCGACCGGCGCTCTCCAACCCCTTGAGGACGTGGGGGCGCTGTGCCGCGCGCACGATGCACTATTTATCGTGGACGCCGTCACCTCCCTGGGAGGCATCCCGGTCGAGGTCGATACCTGGGGAATCGACGCCTGCTACAGCGGCACGCAGAAGTGCCTGAGCTGTCCCCCAGGCCTGGCCCCGCTCACCGTCAGCCCGCGAGGCATGGGCGCCATCCGGCAGCGACGTGTTCCCTGCCACAGCTGGTACCTTGATCTGTCGCTCATCGCCGACTATTGGAACGACCACAGCCGTGCCTATCACCACACCGCCCCGATCTCGATGCTCTACGGGCTTCGGGAAGCCCTGCGGCTGGTGCACGAAGAGGGACTCCCGGCGCGTGCCGCGCGACATCAGGTCAACAGTGATGCACTGACGGCCGGGCTCCGAGCTCTGGGCCTGAGTCCCCTGCCTCCGCCGGGCCATCGACTCCCGATGCTCAACTGTGTCACGCTACCCGACGGCATGGACGAAACACTGATGAGGACGCACCTGCTGCAGCAGTACGGCATCGAAATCGGCGGCGGACTGGGACCGCTACGGGGGCGAGTCTGGCGCATCGGCCTGATGGGCGAATCGTGCCGACAGGCGCACGTACTGACGCTGCTCAACGCCCTGGAAGAAATCTTCGCAGGCCAGGGACGGCCGGTGCAGCCGGGCCGCGCCGCCCAGGCAGCGGAAGAAATTTATACCCATTCACTAGGATCGGCGAGGAGGGGTGCATGA
- a CDS encoding CPBP family intramembrane metalloprotease, giving the protein MDADESTGPTSQTPASPPPCVGAPPPPHAYDPGFSRAITWLSAVVLSSSIAVVAWLSFDVPRVDRVPDAERALSHMVGRLMDQEDGLKTLPVWEQFLYEVTMGGDANDREQAIEWYRELAEESSDPSVDLHLAILEGESGHLADVQQKMARWVRQGEPYPAFARLLQAGYVDARVPPASGFELQAYLAEQPVSGWFYSRLATRIAERAGDRPLLVTIETSSQQRVETVLWRSRVFALLELTLMIVGLFVLVWWVRRGQGTAMLRVGSAELPPLWAGRLGAGVLLRGGAVGALLTVAFLYIAGDYPSLRVVAVPLSNLPLLALAYYHLLRPQRQTFWRGFGLCIEPRHLGQLGLAVLAVVAAGLVGEWVLGRIAEPLKLISHWTEWFDADLAWGSSPTLMVSLMEYVFFAPVFEELAFRGLLFGVFRRRFQWGVAAMLSAALFAIAHGYGLIGFLSVFWSGVIWAWAYERTGSLWPGMIGHAINNLLVCLSVMALLRA; this is encoded by the coding sequence GTGGACGCAGACGAATCGACCGGCCCGACATCGCAGACGCCCGCATCTCCGCCGCCCTGCGTGGGGGCGCCTCCTCCCCCGCATGCCTACGATCCCGGCTTCTCCCGTGCCATCACCTGGTTGTCGGCGGTCGTGCTCAGTTCGTCCATTGCGGTGGTTGCCTGGTTATCGTTCGATGTGCCGCGTGTGGATCGGGTGCCGGATGCCGAGCGAGCGCTCAGTCATATGGTCGGGCGCTTGATGGATCAGGAAGACGGGCTCAAGACCCTGCCGGTCTGGGAACAGTTTCTCTATGAAGTGACGATGGGCGGTGACGCGAACGATCGTGAGCAGGCGATTGAATGGTATCGCGAACTCGCTGAAGAATCGTCCGACCCCTCTGTCGATTTGCATCTGGCGATCCTGGAGGGAGAGTCCGGGCACCTGGCGGATGTACAACAGAAAATGGCTCGATGGGTTCGACAGGGTGAACCGTACCCGGCCTTTGCCAGGCTACTGCAAGCGGGATACGTGGATGCCCGTGTGCCTCCCGCTTCGGGCTTCGAGTTGCAGGCCTATCTGGCCGAGCAGCCCGTGTCAGGGTGGTTCTACAGCCGTCTGGCCACTCGAATCGCCGAACGAGCCGGAGACCGGCCCTTGCTGGTGACGATCGAGACCTCGTCGCAGCAGCGGGTGGAGACAGTGCTGTGGCGCTCCCGGGTGTTTGCCTTACTCGAATTGACGCTCATGATCGTGGGGTTGTTCGTGCTGGTGTGGTGGGTCCGGCGGGGGCAAGGCACGGCGATGTTGCGCGTGGGGTCCGCGGAGCTTCCGCCACTCTGGGCCGGCCGATTGGGCGCGGGGGTGTTACTGCGCGGGGGGGCGGTGGGCGCCCTGTTGACCGTGGCGTTTCTCTATATCGCCGGCGATTATCCATCGTTGCGGGTGGTCGCGGTGCCGCTGTCGAACCTTCCCCTGTTGGCCTTGGCCTACTACCATCTGCTCCGGCCCCAGAGGCAGACGTTCTGGCGCGGATTCGGGTTGTGCATCGAACCACGCCATCTGGGGCAATTGGGGTTGGCGGTGTTGGCGGTCGTGGCCGCGGGCCTCGTGGGCGAATGGGTACTGGGCCGGATCGCGGAACCGTTGAAGTTGATCAGCCACTGGACCGAGTGGTTCGATGCGGATCTCGCGTGGGGATCGTCGCCGACCCTCATGGTCAGCCTGATGGAATACGTGTTCTTTGCGCCCGTCTTTGAAGAATTGGCTTTCCGCGGCTTGCTGTTCGGCGTGTTTCGTCGCCGGTTTCAGTGGGGCGTGGCTGCCATGCTGAGCGCGGCGTTGTTTGCGATCGCCCATGGGTATGGGTTGATCGGATTCCTCAGCGTCTTCTGGAGCGGGGTGATTTGGGCCTGGGCCTATGAACGGACCGGCAGCCTCTGGCCCGGAATGATCGGGCATGCCATCAATAATCTGCTGGTCTGTTTGAGTGTGATGGCCTTGTTACGGGCCTGA
- a CDS encoding sensor histidine kinase codes for MKPFNARQEQMGEGSRHPADDPLHRRQRLMVGAAGLLACLFFILDLQLPLGVANAVLYSAVVFLSAASQHRWLPVGTAITCSLLTIMAAPFSPRVPGLPAWFEWGNHLFSLFGIWTPVMFIYQRRRTELLLKEVNERLEQGVDARTADLAASRLALERSEEQLHTLTGRILTAQEEERRRIAQDLHDDVNQRLALLMLDLQAVDRQIGSAPAEAQEGIRTALKGLEELSDDVRFMAYRFHPSILDDLGLKAALQRLLDDFSSRTGVKALFVHQPLDHQLDKTTSTAVYRVIQESLSNIARHAKATRVEVEVTVEDEGLVVVVRDDGRGFDQLAIDRAEGGLGLLNMRERLLAVQGACEVESNPGRGTTVSMYVPLARVAT; via the coding sequence ATGAAACCCTTCAACGCCAGGCAGGAGCAGATGGGGGAAGGGAGCAGACACCCGGCCGATGACCCGTTGCATCGCCGACAGCGTCTCATGGTCGGGGCAGCGGGCCTGCTGGCGTGTCTCTTTTTCATTCTGGATCTCCAGTTGCCGCTCGGAGTGGCGAACGCGGTGCTGTACAGCGCCGTCGTCTTTCTGTCCGCGGCCAGCCAACACCGATGGCTGCCGGTCGGCACTGCCATCACCTGCTCGCTGTTGACCATCATGGCCGCTCCGTTCAGCCCCAGAGTGCCGGGCCTTCCGGCATGGTTTGAGTGGGGCAATCACCTGTTCAGTCTGTTCGGCATCTGGACTCCGGTCATGTTTATCTATCAGCGACGGCGCACGGAGTTACTGCTGAAGGAAGTCAATGAGCGGCTTGAGCAAGGAGTGGACGCGCGGACGGCGGACCTGGCCGCCAGCCGTCTGGCTCTGGAGCGAAGCGAAGAACAGTTGCATACATTGACCGGTCGGATTCTGACGGCGCAGGAAGAGGAGCGTCGGCGGATCGCGCAGGATTTACACGATGACGTCAATCAACGGCTGGCCTTGCTGATGTTGGATTTACAGGCAGTCGACCGGCAAATCGGGTCCGCTCCGGCCGAAGCTCAGGAGGGTATCCGCACCGCTCTGAAGGGGCTGGAGGAGCTGTCGGACGATGTGCGGTTTATGGCCTATCGATTCCATCCCTCCATTCTGGACGATCTGGGGTTGAAAGCGGCCTTGCAGCGGTTGCTGGATGATTTTTCGAGCCGCACGGGGGTGAAGGCGCTGTTTGTGCACCAGCCGCTCGATCACCAGCTCGACAAAACCACATCGACCGCCGTGTACCGGGTTATCCAGGAAAGCCTGTCGAATATCGCGCGACATGCCAAGGCCACCCGGGTGGAGGTGGAGGTGACGGTCGAAGACGAGGGGTTGGTCGTGGTGGTGCGTGACGACGGCAGAGGGTTCGATCAACTGGCGATCGATCGGGCCGAGGGCGGCCTGGGGTTGTTGAACATGCGAGAGCGGTTGCTGGCGGTGCAGGGGGCCTGCGAGGTGGAATCCAATCCGGGACGGGGAACGACGGTGTCGATGTATGTGCCGTTAGCACGGGTGGCGACATGA
- a CDS encoding response regulator transcription factor, translating to MTLPRVLLADDHTLVLEGFRRLLDDQCELVGTVGDGRALLEAIPELKPDIVILDISMPVLNGIDAARVLKVKFPQVKVVFITMHADPAYVRAAFEAGASAYLLKRCVGEELGQAIRAVRGGNFYVTPLVTKDVVESMLRGIDGGAPSGPELTTRQREVLQLLAEGHTVKDIAGTLKISPRTVEFHKGQIMEQLNLHTTVELVKYALAQGLTSQT from the coding sequence ATGACTCTGCCGCGCGTGCTACTGGCGGATGATCACACGCTGGTGTTGGAAGGGTTTCGGCGGCTGCTGGATGATCAGTGTGAACTGGTCGGGACCGTCGGGGACGGGCGTGCCCTGCTGGAGGCCATTCCGGAGTTGAAGCCGGATATCGTGATTCTCGACATCTCGATGCCGGTGCTGAACGGGATCGATGCGGCCCGTGTCCTGAAGGTCAAGTTTCCCCAGGTCAAAGTGGTCTTTATCACGATGCATGCCGATCCGGCCTATGTGCGGGCGGCCTTCGAGGCCGGCGCCTCCGCCTACCTGCTCAAACGCTGCGTGGGCGAAGAACTGGGGCAGGCGATACGGGCTGTGCGGGGCGGGAACTTCTATGTGACCCCTCTGGTGACTAAGGATGTGGTGGAAAGTATGTTGCGCGGGATCGATGGCGGGGCGCCGTCGGGTCCGGAACTGACCACCCGTCAGCGCGAAGTGCTGCAATTGCTGGCCGAAGGCCATACAGTAAAAGATATTGCCGGCACCCTCAAAATCTCCCCGCGCACCGTTGAGTTCCATAAAGGCCAGATCATGGAACAGCTCAATCTTCACACCACCGTCGAACTCGTCAAATATGCCTTGGCCCAGGGATTGACCAGCCAGACATAG
- a CDS encoding response regulator transcription factor: protein MSRPRVLIGDSSRAMLAFLEILLEPQFEVVSSETEAEAIVLTARKISPELVILDFSLSFLEGLGAARQLYETMPNSKVVFFSSHEDPVYVTAAFEAGARGYLVKHLTVDLGHYLGRVLQGERVCCPDGLHTRVARMKDT from the coding sequence ATGTCGCGTCCACGTGTCCTCATCGGCGATTCCTCGCGGGCTATGCTGGCCTTTCTGGAGATCTTGTTGGAACCTCAATTCGAGGTCGTGTCTTCCGAAACTGAAGCGGAAGCTATTGTATTGACTGCAAGAAAAATCTCGCCGGAGTTGGTCATTCTGGATTTCTCTCTCTCGTTTCTGGAAGGGCTTGGGGCCGCCCGACAGCTGTATGAGACAATGCCGAACAGCAAGGTCGTGTTTTTTTCTTCGCATGAAGACCCTGTCTACGTCACGGCCGCATTCGAGGCCGGCGCCAGGGGATATCTCGTCAAGCATCTCACGGTCGACCTCGGGCATTATCTCGGCCGCGTGCTGCAAGGTGAACGGGTCTGCTGTCCGGATGGTCTTCACACGCGGGTGGCTCGCATGAAAGACACCTGA